In Xiphophorus couchianus chromosome 8, X_couchianus-1.0, whole genome shotgun sequence, the following proteins share a genomic window:
- the LOC114149980 gene encoding phospholipase A2-like: MNAFYTVFLLAVGLSVAHSLDYRALHQFRAMILCMLPDSWPALDYSDYGCYCGYGGSGTPIDDLDRCCQVHDQCYSDAMQHPECWPILDNPYTEIYSYTCDEANRKLTCTNQNNECEMFICECDRKAAECFSRSEWNPEHEHLPSDQCQ; the protein is encoded by the exons ATGAATGCCTTTTATACAGTCTTCCTCTTGGCTGTTGGTCTCTCCGTAG CCCACTCTCTGGACTACAGGGCTCTCCATCAGTTCAGGGCCATGATCCTGTGTATGTTGCCTGATAGCTGGCCTGCTCTTGACTATTCAGACTATGGTTGTTACTGTGGATACGGAGGCTCTGGCACACCCATTGATGATCTGGATAG GTGCTGCCAGGTTCATGACCAGTGCTACAGTGACGCCATGCAGCATCCGGAGTGCTGGCCCATCCTGGATAACCCTTATACCGAGATTTACTCCTACACCTGTGATGAGGCTAACAGAAAGCTCACTTGTACAA ACCAAAACAATGAATGTGAGATGTTCATCTGTGAGTGCGACCGCAAAGCCGCAGAATGTTTCAGCAGGTCAGAGTGGAACCCCGAGCATGAGCACCTGCCAAGTGACCAGTGTCAGTAG
- the LOC114150083 gene encoding protein phosphatase 1 regulatory subunit 3B-like — protein MSSSRVLHPYPVAKPDKLSVNSGQHQPLQPTVMAPLKLTQRFYPPNDYPGRRTSLRFAHLSSSPPSSYVPTTPRSCFRKYSFSAHKKRVVFADEVGRALTVEHVFTPEPPSPPPTPATNPCPRHLEGQQNPANRNGSLTPKFRLGFPQPTKDSDAFIARLKEKCVQMKSCSISDNTLIGEVCVFHSCPKNTVNMKMTFDSWITFKDIPCKFLEQRRVNGLDVDVFFFEACLPQITDKIEWIEFCFTSSPGLSSVLHRDDNRGQNYKVLREKGESCPGKDYTKQFYPSLSKYQPPVYSQFSSYLQNCEKLTYFNSHLLSNGFKSALREPLCWMA, from the exons ATGAGTAGCTCAAG AGTTCTTCACCCCTATCCTGTGGCGAAACCAGACAAACTGTCAGTGAACTCGGGTCAGCACCAGCCTCTTCAGCCAACGGTCATGGCTCCTCTGAAACTAACGCAGCGATTTTATCCACCAAACGACTATCCTGGGCGAAGAACCAGCCTTCGCTTTGCACAtctgtcctcctctccaccctCATCATATGTTCCTACAACTCCCCGGAGCTGTTTTCGCAAGTACAGCTTCAGCGCGCACAAGAAACGTGTGGTATTTGCAGATGAGGTGGGACGGGCACTGACTGTTGAGCATGTATTTACCCCCGAACCCCCATCCCCGCCCCCTACTCCAGCAACAAATCCCTGTCCACGCCATTTGGAAGGCCAACAAAATCCTGCAAATAGAAATGGATCGCTTACGCCCAAGTTTCGCCTGGGTTTCCCTCAGCCTACAAAGGACTCTGACGCATTTATTGCTCGTCTGAAAGAGAAATGTGTACAAATGAAGAGCTGCAGCATTTCAGACAACACTTTGATAGGTGAAGTGTGTGTTTTCCATAGTTGCccaaaaaacactgtaaatatgaaaatgactTTTGATTCATGGATCACCTTCAAAGACATTCCCTGTAAATTCCTGGAACAGAGGCGAGTCAATGGCCTTGATGtagatgtgtttttctttgaagcATGCTTGCCTCAAATTACAGACAAAATAGAGTGGATCGAGTTCTGCTTCACATCCAGCCCAGGGCTCAGCTCTGTGCTTCACCGGGATGACAACAGGGGACAGAATTACAAAGTGCTGAGAGAAAAAGGTGAATCATGTCCTGGCAAAGACTACACAAAGCAGTTTTACCCCTCACTTTCAAAGTACCAGCCACCTGTTTATTCACAGTTTTCTTCTTATCTCCAAAACTGTGAGAAGCTGACATACTTCAACAGTCATCTGCTAAGCAATGGATTTAAGTCTGCACTCCGCGAACCACTATGTTGGATGGCGTAA